Proteins encoded in a region of the Streptomyces sp. NBC_00258 genome:
- a CDS encoding dihydrodipicolinate synthase family protein has product MTATTTAFEAGRAALADVVAIPVTPFAEDGSIDQEVHRVLLRRVLDGGVRILTPNGNTGEFYALSPEERRTVTELTIDEAGDRAAILVGVGHDVPTAVASARHARELGAQMVMVHQPVHPYVSEGGWVDYHRAIAEAVPELGVVPYIRNPVLAGARLAELADTCPNVIGVKYAVPDAARFAAFARDAGLERFVWVAGLAEPYAPSYFSAGATGFTSGLVNVAPAVSLNMIEALRSGDYAGAMKVWEQIRRFEELRAANNSANNVTVVKEALASLGLCRREVRPPSKQLPESERAEVAAIAAGWSI; this is encoded by the coding sequence ATGACCGCGACCACGACCGCGTTCGAGGCCGGGCGGGCCGCTCTGGCCGACGTGGTGGCGATCCCCGTGACCCCGTTCGCCGAGGACGGCTCGATCGACCAGGAGGTCCACCGGGTCCTGCTGCGCCGGGTGCTCGACGGCGGCGTACGCATCCTCACGCCCAACGGCAACACCGGCGAGTTCTACGCCCTGAGCCCCGAAGAGCGGCGCACCGTAACGGAGTTGACCATCGATGAGGCGGGGGACCGGGCGGCGATCCTGGTCGGTGTCGGGCACGACGTGCCGACCGCCGTCGCCTCCGCCCGCCACGCCCGTGAGCTCGGGGCGCAGATGGTGATGGTCCATCAGCCCGTCCACCCGTACGTCTCGGAGGGCGGCTGGGTCGACTACCACCGGGCGATCGCGGAGGCGGTCCCCGAGCTGGGTGTCGTCCCGTACATCCGCAACCCGGTGCTGGCCGGCGCCCGGCTCGCCGAACTGGCCGACACCTGCCCGAACGTCATCGGCGTGAAGTACGCCGTGCCGGACGCGGCCCGCTTCGCCGCGTTCGCGCGGGACGCCGGGCTGGAACGCTTCGTGTGGGTGGCCGGACTCGCCGAACCGTACGCGCCCTCGTACTTCTCGGCAGGTGCGACGGGCTTCACCTCAGGGCTCGTGAACGTCGCCCCGGCCGTCTCACTGAACATGATCGAAGCGCTTCGATCCGGCGACTACGCGGGCGCCATGAAGGTCTGGGAGCAGATCCGCCGCTTCGAGGAGCTGCGCGCGGCCAACAACTCCGCCAACAACGTGACGGTCGTGAAGGAGGCCCTGGCCTCGCTCGGCCTGTGCCGCCGCGAGGTCCGGCCGCCGAGCAAGCAGCTTCCCGAGTCCGAACGGGCCGAGGTCGCCGCCATCGCCGCGGGGTGGTCCATATGA